One window of Eublepharis macularius isolate TG4126 chromosome 17, MPM_Emac_v1.0, whole genome shotgun sequence genomic DNA carries:
- the DDX52 gene encoding probable ATP-dependent RNA helicase DDX52, which yields MEAQRLFRKLGAGAKFDVTRFRGDAERFKVIKTKDRKLLADLDFFASKTKTLLNPSKIGAGASKHLDEAKQPSEEDVNESDGAVKKRKRDEQSTEERRRRRKKKKQEMAPLLAGVENDGVLWMSALEAKRSVLPKKWEEKPTAEKLEQARREKVNHFRNKHKIYIQGTDLPEPIATFEQLGEEYTIHPKIMQNIEAAGFRSPTPIQMQAIPAMLHGRELLACAPTGSGKTLAFTIPILVHLKQPMNKGFRALIISPTRELASQTHRELVKLSEGTGFRIYMIHKAALAAKKFGPKSSCKFDILVTTPNRLIYLLKQDPPAINLARVEWLVVDESDKLFEDGKTGFREQLATIFLACTSPVIKRAMFSATFASDVEQWCKLNLDNVVSVSVGARNSAAETVDQELLFVGSETGKLLAMRDLVKKGFTPPVLVFVQSIERAKELFHELIYEGINVDIIHADRTQQQRDNVVQSFRAGKIWVLICTALLARGIDFKGVNMVLNYDFPSSAVEYIHRIGRTGRAGHTGKAVTFFTEDDKPLLRSIASVIQRAGCPVPDYIKHFRKLQSKQKKKLIKKPLERERILTSPQFVQGKAKRKKIIAQKGVKKDKAKSNNSQSQTVPEN from the exons ATGGAGGCGCAGCGGCTCTTTCGGAAACTCGGGGCCGGCGCCAAGTTTGACGTGACGCGCTTCAGGGGGGACGCGGAGCGGTTCAAG GTAATCAAAACAAAGGACAGAAAACTTCTGGCGGATCTTGACTTCTTTGCAAGCAAAACCAAAACGCTCCTGAACCCTTCTAAGATTGGTGCAGGAGCAAGCAAGCATCTCGATGAAGCAAAACAACCATCTGAAGAAGATGTGAATGAATCTGATGGGGctgtaaaaaagagaaaaagagatgagcagagcacagaagaaaggaggaggagaaggaagaagaagaaacaag AGATGGCTCCACTACTTGCTGGAGTTGAAAATGATGGAGTGTTGTGGATGTCTGCTCTGGAAGCAAAGCGTAGTGTTCTCCCCAAAAAGTGGGAGGAGAAGCCCACTGCAGAGAAACTGGAACAAGCCAGACGAGAAAAG GTAAACCATTTCAGAAATAAGCACAAAATCTACATTCAAGGGACAGATCTCCCAGAACCAATTGCTACCTTTGAGCAACTTGGAGAAGAATACACAATCCACCCAAAGATCATGCAGAATATTGAGGCTGCTGGATTCCGGTCCCCCACACCGATTCAGATGCAAGCCATTCCGGCCATGCTTCAT GGTCGTGAACTTCTGGCCTGCGCTCCCACCGGCTCTGGAAAGACCCTGGCTTTCACCATTCCCATTCTAGTGCACCTTAAGCAACCAATGAACAAAGGCTTCAGAGCTCTCATCATTTCACCCACCCGGGAGCTTGCCAGTCAG ACGCACAGAGAGCTGGTGAAACTGTCTGAAGGGACAGGCTTTCGGATCTACATGATCCACAAAGCTGCCTTGGCTGCCAAGAAGTTTGGACCAAAATCTTCCTGTAAATTCG ATATACTGGTGACCACTCCAAACAGACTGATTTATTTGCTGAAACAAGATCCTCCAGCAATAAACTTGGCCAG GGTCGAATGGCTCGTGGTCGACGAGTCAGACAAGTTATTTGAAGATGGGAAGACGGGGTTCCGAGAGCAGCTGGCCACCATCTTTCTGGCTTGCACCTCCCCTGTTATCAAGAGGGCTATGTTCAGCGCGACATTCGCAAGCGATGTAGAGCAGTGGTGTAAGCTGAACTTGGACAACGTCGTTTCTGTCTCTGTTGGAGCCAG aaACTCTGCAGCAGAGACAGTGGATCAGGAGCTCTTGTTTGTGGGATCAGAAACCGGGAAACTGCTAGCTATGAGAGATCTTGTGAAAAAG GGCTTCACACCTCCCGTCTTAGTTTTTGTCCAGTCCATTGAGCGGGCGAAAGAGCTTTTCCACGAGCTCATCTATGAGGGCATCAACGTGGACATCATTCATGCAGACAGAACCCAACAACAG AGAGACAACGTCGTCCAGAGTTTCAGGGCAGGGAAGATTTGGGTCCTGATCTGCACAGCTTTGCTAGCGAGAGGAATTGACTTCAAAGGAGTGAATATGGTCCTCAATTACGACTTCCCAAGTAGTGCCGTGGAATATATTCACCGGATTG GTCGCACGGGGAGAGCTGGACACACAGGAAAAGCGGTTACTTTCTTCACTGAAGATGACAAGCCATTACTAAGAAG CATAGCCAGTGTTATTCAGCGAGCTGGGTGTCCTGTGCCAGACTACATCAAACATTTTCGCAAACTGCAAAG CAAACAAAAGAAGAAGCTGATCAAGAAGCCTTTGGAAAGGGAACGCATTCTCACATCCCCTCAGTTCGTGCAGGGGAAAGCCAAGAGGAAAAA GATAATCGCCCAGAAAGGCGTAAAGAAGGATAAAGCTAAAAGTAACAATTCTCAGTCACAGACTGTTCCAGAAAATTGA